From the Streptococcus sp. 29887 genome, one window contains:
- a CDS encoding ISL3 family transposase has translation MEQLYHTTELIGIKDKNIKILFVLKHQTHLEIRAKLDYDSPGCPHCQGKCIKYDFQKSSKIPILDCQGFPTLLLLKKRRFQCKSCQKVTVAETALVKKNCQISQPIWEKVTQLHTENMTNIAIARRLHISVSVVQRKLAQFQFEHDFTTLPKVLSWDEFSRNKGKLAFIAQNFETRSIVTILDNNRQTTIKNYFYKYPREVRETVKVVTVDMSGSYIPIIKQLFPRAKIVLDRFHIIQHLSRAMMTTRIDIMKTFDTRSLPYRSMKNHWRILQKDSRKLSLNRFFSRTFGQTVTPREVVQKTLNFSEELKFYYELYQILLFHFQEMNSKYFFELLEDNLELVNPAFKTVFKTFLKYKTYITNAMELPYSNAKLEATNKLIKDIKRQAFGFRNFTNFKTKIYIALNIKNERTNFVLSRC, from the coding sequence ATGGAACAACTTTATCATACCACAGAACTAATTGGAATCAAAGACAAAAACATCAAAATTCTCTTCGTTTTGAAACATCAGACCCATCTAGAAATCAGGGCAAAGCTAGATTACGACAGCCCTGGTTGTCCTCATTGCCAAGGGAAGTGTATCAAGTACGATTTTCAAAAGTCGTCAAAGATTCCGATTTTGGATTGCCAGGGGTTTCCAACCTTACTCCTGCTTAAAAAACGCCGGTTTCAATGCAAATCTTGCCAAAAAGTGACTGTAGCTGAGACAGCTCTAGTCAAGAAAAACTGTCAGATTTCCCAACCTATTTGGGAAAAAGTGACACAACTCCATACAGAAAACATGACCAATATAGCCATCGCTAGGAGATTACATATCTCCGTATCGGTCGTCCAGAGGAAACTGGCTCAGTTTCAATTTGAGCATGATTTTACAACATTACCAAAAGTCTTGAGCTGGGATGAATTTAGTCGGAACAAGGGAAAACTCGCCTTTATTGCTCAGAATTTTGAGACGAGATCGATTGTGACCATTCTTGACAACAACCGCCAAACCACCATCAAGAACTATTTCTACAAGTATCCTAGGGAGGTCAGAGAAACTGTCAAGGTCGTAACAGTGGACATGTCGGGTAGCTATATTCCCATCATCAAACAACTATTTCCAAGAGCTAAAATTGTCCTTGATAGATTTCACATTATCCAACATCTGAGCCGTGCTATGATGACGACTAGAATTGATATTATGAAGACTTTCGATACGCGTTCCCTACCTTATCGATCCATGAAAAATCACTGGCGTATTCTCCAAAAAGATAGCCGTAAACTGTCTCTGAATCGCTTCTTTTCTCGCACTTTTGGGCAAACAGTAACACCGAGAGAGGTTGTCCAGAAAACATTGAATTTCTCTGAGGAACTGAAATTCTATTACGAACTCTATCAGATCCTTCTCTTCCATTTCCAAGAGATGAACTCGAAATATTTCTTCGAGCTTCTAGAAGACAATCTGGAGCTTGTCAATCCTGCCTTTAAAACTGTTTTTAAAACTTTTCTAAAGTATAAAACGTACATCACGAACGCAATGGAGCTTCCATATTCCAACGCTAAGCTGGAAGCGACCAATAAACTCATCAAAGACATCAAGAGGCAAGCGTTCGGCTTTAGGAACTTTACGAACTTTAAAACCAAGATATATATTGCTTTAAACATCAAAAATGAGAGAACGAATTTCGTCCTCTCTAGGTGTTAG
- a CDS encoding DUF1294 domain-containing protein gives MSIQQMVSMVLMVWNIIVFLTYGLDKGKARKDAYRISEKTLLLMAYLGGGLGAWAGGTHFRHKTQKKYFQLAWAVGVLIDVLIIFWIWK, from the coding sequence ATGTCCATTCAACAAATGGTGAGTATGGTTTTGATGGTCTGGAATATAATTGTATTTCTGACCTATGGTCTGGATAAGGGCAAAGCCAGAAAGGATGCCTATCGAATTTCTGAAAAAACCTTATTACTAATGGCTTACTTGGGTGGTGGTCTAGGTGCCTGGGCAGGTGGAACCCATTTCCGTCACAAAACCCAGAAAAAGTATTTTCAGCTAGCTTGGGCTGTGGGTGTCTTGATTGATGTCCTTATTATCTTTTGGATTTGGAAATAG
- a CDS encoding LPXTG cell wall anchor domain-containing protein: MKIKRSSSQKQVHKWTRLGIGLLAVAVLGGLVEPVDFKGVGSTEVYANEQVDPALEARKAEIKTMIQSYRDLVGQIKALNPSDYTEESWNRNYEGDVRIYLGAQSIATAYNDDLTFSSLSLDGVDNHQTLNELNATYLFGYQFVENAIPILKQAMADLVPVSKSLETPTDQPIAPSSDSKSVETTANETEGNSKSESDASVHQVPKTATFVVKFYNEDGSESYTNSEQVTLYPDGAYTFDFNEIDYSLKEGQDLTYHYDEVEDGATYTSDQFKKASKSEEGVTKTVRFTSYDDSDQVLSEEVVNLNPGDSYTFSFNPETHLSSETQKLEYSYEEVTDGDSLSLYLVKKAKKSDDQSVTFDVITRLLFHEGGGVGDYPIEHKSITLKFGESITLAPPVYEDFELYSLDSELPNTPKTLTNDGKSEIKGMYSFIYAWKGKERNELPIPPKDYTGKVLSAVDHSYLLKVVHEINGEFRALTYYSIPSKNSVAPELLVNSNYGQLSSYVVSDFYGSQNNRRQLTLSYQYPKNQIPENTVTRIPLAQGVWPTIVPASSSEKVKDTSPNETKPTSDATTTTPSTLSETNSQPKQEGETTTTVGKPVNTSTSPVEPSTDQTTNPVSEEIKPTVKEQLEPSKVTSLDSYKDVTETSSSVTVRVRGEDVAKVASLSVTKENDPAVFAKLPQGLAEHQVDLYDIKTLDTRGQFVQITEEATVTLPVAAGKEIEKVIYFLASTGAVEELPFTVDKATNQVSFVVSHFSHYGIVYQASKPVSQVQPGSVSQSVQPVVAPSIQSNQTGSSSHTQTKGTTVKPASTSQSQAKTLPATGEVSSVLHLTGLGLLGLVGLVVKRRSRKSS, from the coding sequence ATGAAAATCAAAAGAAGTTCTAGCCAAAAACAAGTTCACAAATGGACTCGACTAGGTATTGGATTGCTTGCGGTCGCAGTTTTAGGTGGACTGGTTGAGCCAGTAGATTTTAAGGGAGTTGGTTCGACAGAGGTATATGCAAATGAGCAGGTGGATCCAGCTTTGGAAGCAAGAAAGGCTGAAATAAAGACCATGATCCAGAGCTACCGTGATTTAGTTGGTCAGATAAAAGCTCTTAATCCATCGGACTATACAGAAGAATCCTGGAATAGAAATTACGAAGGCGATGTTCGGATTTATCTTGGAGCACAAAGTATTGCTACTGCTTACAATGATGATTTAACCTTTTCTTCATTGAGCTTGGATGGGGTTGATAATCACCAAACATTAAATGAGCTAAATGCAACCTATTTATTTGGTTATCAATTTGTTGAGAATGCTATCCCAATCCTGAAGCAAGCCATGGCAGATTTAGTTCCTGTTTCAAAATCGCTTGAAACTCCGACAGACCAACCAATTGCTCCATCGTCAGATAGCAAGTCCGTCGAAACAACTGCTAATGAAACTGAGGGAAATAGCAAGTCAGAGTCAGACGCTTCAGTTCATCAAGTACCTAAAACTGCTACTTTTGTTGTTAAATTTTATAATGAAGATGGTAGCGAAAGCTACACCAACTCTGAACAGGTAACGCTTTATCCAGATGGGGCCTATACATTTGATTTTAATGAAATTGATTATTCATTGAAAGAGGGACAAGATTTAACTTATCATTACGATGAAGTTGAAGATGGAGCAACTTATACCAGCGACCAGTTCAAGAAAGCGAGTAAATCAGAAGAGGGCGTGACGAAAACAGTACGATTTACAAGCTATGATGATAGCGATCAGGTTTTATCAGAAGAGGTAGTGAATTTAAATCCTGGTGATAGCTATACATTTAGTTTCAATCCTGAAACTCATCTCTCTTCAGAAACTCAGAAACTAGAATATAGTTATGAGGAGGTGACTGATGGCGATTCTCTGAGCTTATATTTAGTAAAAAAAGCAAAGAAATCCGATGATCAGTCTGTTACTTTTGATGTAATAACTAGATTGTTGTTCCATGAGGGTGGCGGAGTTGGTGACTATCCAATTGAGCACAAATCAATTACTTTAAAATTTGGAGAAAGTATCACACTTGCCCCACCTGTCTATGAAGATTTTGAATTGTATTCATTAGATTCGGAGTTGCCGAATACCCCTAAAACGCTTACCAATGATGGAAAATCAGAAATAAAAGGGATGTATTCTTTTATCTATGCTTGGAAAGGGAAGGAAAGAAATGAGCTTCCTATACCTCCTAAAGACTATACTGGAAAGGTATTGTCGGCAGTTGATCATTCTTATTTATTGAAAGTAGTACATGAAATAAATGGAGAATTTAGAGCTCTAACTTATTATTCTATTCCTTCTAAAAACTCCGTGGCTCCAGAGCTCTTAGTCAATTCTAATTATGGTCAGTTATCGAGCTATGTTGTATCTGATTTTTATGGTTCTCAAAATAACAGAAGGCAACTTACCTTGAGTTATCAGTATCCTAAAAATCAGATTCCAGAAAATACTGTTACCAGAATCCCATTGGCACAAGGAGTGTGGCCGACGATTGTTCCAGCTTCAAGTTCTGAGAAAGTGAAAGATACTTCTCCTAACGAAACGAAGCCAACTTCTGATGCTACAACTACAACCCCTTCCACACTGAGCGAAACGAATTCTCAGCCTAAGCAAGAAGGCGAAACGACGACTACAGTAGGAAAGCCGGTCAATACCTCTACTAGCCCTGTCGAGCCAAGCACTGATCAAACTACTAATCCTGTATCAGAAGAAATTAAACCGACAGTAAAAGAACAGCTGGAACCTAGTAAGGTCACTTCCCTTGATTCATATAAAGATGTGACCGAAACGTCATCGTCTGTAACTGTACGAGTGCGTGGTGAGGATGTGGCTAAGGTTGCCTCACTATCCGTTACGAAGGAAAATGATCCTGCAGTATTTGCCAAACTTCCTCAAGGCTTGGCAGAACATCAGGTTGATTTATACGATATTAAGACGCTTGATACTAGAGGTCAGTTTGTCCAAATCACTGAAGAAGCTACCGTAACCTTGCCAGTGGCAGCTGGAAAAGAGATTGAAAAGGTTATCTACTTCCTAGCAAGTACAGGAGCTGTTGAAGAATTACCATTTACTGTAGACAAGGCAACTAATCAAGTTAGCTTTGTTGTGAGTCATTTTTCACACTATGGTATCGTTTATCAGGCTAGCAAGCCTGTTAGTCAGGTTCAACCAGGCTCCGTAAGCCAATCAGTGCAGCCGGTGGTAGCTCCATCTATTCAAAGCAATCAGACTGGCTCAAGTAGCCACACGCAGACTAAAGGGACAACTGTCAAACCTGCATCAACTAGTCAGTCACAGGCAAAAACTTTACCAGCTACTGGTGAAGTCAGCTCCGTCCTACACCTGACAGGTCTGGGCTTACTGGGACTAGTAGGGCTAGTCGTGAAAAGACGCTCACGCAAATCATCTTAA
- a CDS encoding GAF domain-containing protein, which yields MNKEEKKSNYQLLLTQLEALLDGETNALANMSNASALLNQALPNSVFTGFYLYDGQELILGPFQGGVSCVHISLGKGVCGEAAAKRQTILVDDVRLHDNYISCDAAALSEIVVPMVKNGQLLGVLDLDSRLVADYDAIDQEYLEEFVALLVEKTDWNFAMFGEKS from the coding sequence ATGAATAAAGAAGAAAAAAAATCAAATTACCAATTACTTTTGACCCAGTTGGAAGCTCTGTTAGATGGGGAAACCAACGCGCTTGCCAATATGTCAAATGCTTCAGCTCTTCTCAATCAGGCTTTGCCTAATTCTGTCTTCACAGGTTTTTACTTATATGATGGGCAAGAATTGATTTTGGGGCCTTTTCAGGGTGGCGTTTCCTGTGTCCATATCTCACTTGGAAAGGGTGTCTGCGGTGAGGCTGCTGCCAAGCGCCAGACCATTCTCGTAGATGATGTTCGTCTGCACGACAACTACATTTCTTGCGATGCGGCAGCCCTGTCAGAAATCGTGGTGCCCATGGTGAAGAACGGTCAGTTGCTGGGCGTTCTGGACTTGGATTCCAGACTGGTGGCTGATTATGATGCCATTGACCAAGAATACCTAGAAGAGTTCGTTGCCCTCCTTGTAGAGAAAACGGACTGGAATTTTGCTATGTTTGGAGAAAAATCTTAA
- the dnaX gene encoding DNA polymerase III subunit gamma/tau has translation MYQALYRKYRSQTFGEMVGQEVVATTLKQAIEQGKISHAYLFSGPRGTGKTSAAKIFAKAMNCPNQVDGEPCNDCYICQAITEGSLEDVIEIDAASNNGVDEIRDIRDKSTYAPSLATYKVYIIDEVHMLSTGAFNALLKTLEEPTENVVFILATTELHKIPATILSRVQRFEFKSIKVTDIQAHLAKILSQEGLAFDEQALTIIARRAEGGMRDALSILDQALSLSHDQKVTLEIAEEITGSISLRALDDYIASLRQADSVSALGHLQILFDQGKSMSRFATDLLHYLRDLLIVRTGGENTHLTAGFTDNLSLAQDRIFTMIELVTKGLADIKSSPQPKIYAEMMTIRLAECGSTSGAMAELPADLLSQISKLQEQVADLQKQLSQLSSQPSAAKPVSRKPQAPKKYRLDTSKVHAILQEAMENPAQARENLTRLQNAWGEIIESLSGADRALLVGSQPVAANENHAILAFESPLNAEQTMKRDNLNTMFGNILSKAAGFSPQILAIAQEDWVSIRAEFSAKAKGQKTQERVKEESPVPEEFGFLADTVEIVND, from the coding sequence ATGTACCAAGCTTTATATCGGAAGTACCGCAGCCAGACCTTTGGAGAGATGGTGGGGCAGGAAGTGGTGGCGACCACCCTCAAGCAAGCCATTGAGCAGGGGAAAATCAGCCATGCCTATCTCTTTTCAGGTCCTCGTGGTACGGGGAAGACTTCGGCGGCCAAAATTTTTGCCAAGGCCATGAACTGTCCCAATCAGGTGGATGGTGAGCCTTGTAACGATTGCTATATCTGTCAGGCCATTACCGAGGGAAGTCTAGAAGATGTGATTGAAATTGACGCGGCATCAAACAATGGTGTCGATGAAATCCGTGACATTCGGGACAAATCGACCTATGCACCAAGTCTTGCCACCTACAAGGTTTATATCATTGACGAGGTCCACATGCTGTCAACCGGGGCTTTTAACGCCCTCTTGAAGACCTTGGAGGAGCCGACTGAGAATGTGGTCTTTATCCTAGCCACGACGGAGTTGCACAAGATTCCTGCGACCATTTTGTCGAGGGTGCAACGCTTTGAGTTCAAGTCCATCAAGGTGACGGATATTCAGGCCCATTTGGCTAAGATTTTGAGCCAGGAAGGTCTGGCTTTTGACGAGCAGGCTTTGACTATCATTGCCCGTCGTGCAGAAGGTGGGATGCGGGATGCCCTGTCTATTTTGGACCAAGCTCTCAGTCTCAGCCATGACCAGAAGGTTACCTTGGAAATTGCCGAGGAAATCACGGGTTCCATTAGCCTGCGCGCTCTAGATGACTATATAGCTAGTCTGCGTCAGGCGGACAGTGTGTCGGCACTGGGACACCTGCAGATCTTGTTTGACCAGGGCAAGAGCATGAGCCGTTTTGCGACAGACCTCTTGCATTATCTGCGGGATCTCCTCATCGTTCGGACTGGCGGTGAGAATACCCACCTGACGGCTGGTTTTACGGACAATCTATCACTGGCTCAGGATCGAATTTTTACCATGATTGAGTTGGTGACCAAGGGCTTGGCGGACATCAAGTCCAGCCCCCAACCCAAGATTTACGCTGAAATGATGACTATTCGTTTGGCTGAATGTGGTTCTACTTCGGGGGCAATGGCAGAGCTGCCAGCGGATTTGCTCAGCCAAATCAGTAAACTACAAGAACAAGTGGCTGACTTACAGAAGCAATTGAGCCAACTCTCTAGCCAGCCAAGTGCTGCCAAGCCCGTTTCACGCAAGCCACAAGCACCGAAAAAATACCGACTGGATACCAGCAAGGTTCATGCTATTTTGCAGGAAGCCATGGAAAATCCAGCTCAGGCGCGTGAGAATTTGACCCGCCTGCAAAATGCCTGGGGTGAAATTATTGAGAGCTTGTCAGGAGCAGATCGTGCCTTGCTTGTTGGTTCCCAGCCAGTAGCTGCCAATGAAAACCACGCCATTCTTGCATTTGAATCCCCACTCAATGCCGAACAGACCATGAAACGGGATAATCTAAACACCATGTTTGGCAACATTCTCAGCAAGGCCGCAGGTTTTTCACCACAGATTTTGGCCATTGCTCAGGAAGATTGGGTCAGCATACGAGCTGAATTTTCAGCCAAGGCCAAGGGGCAAAAAACACAAGAAAGAGTTAAAGAAGAAAGCCCTGTTCCAGAAGAATTTGGCTTTCTAGCAGACACCGTTGAGATAGTAAATGATTGA
- a CDS encoding DUF3272 family protein codes for MNISILSKDFLLAGIFAFIAFRNLHFAYKVTRFIRLVEKQTKK; via the coding sequence ATGAATATCTCTATTCTCTCCAAGGATTTTTTGCTTGCGGGTATTTTTGCCTTCATAGCTTTTCGCAACCTCCACTTTGCTTACAAGGTGACACGATTTATTCGTTTGGTGGAGAAGCAGACCAAGAAGTAA
- the birA gene encoding bifunctional biotin--[acetyl-CoA-carboxylase] ligase/biotin operon repressor BirA: MKTYQKIYLLLKEKEDYISGEDLAQELGISRTSIWKAIRQLEAHGLTIEAARNRGYKLAEGDLLLPDLIAEELQLPVHLKADSDSTQLDAKQGIESGHKSPALYLAPHQNRAKGRFGRPFYASKSGGIYMSLRLSPNVPFLEFKPYTILAAAAVVKAIQSLCDLDVQIKWVNDIYLGQKKVAGILTEAISSMENQRVTDVIIGVGINVHIDDFPKELQQSAGNLFDDQPPFTRNQMITAIWKAFLETDEKELIALYKEKSLVVGQQVSFVENQVEFRGTAIAVTDTGNLVIQLDNGKAKIISSGEISLTSWSASPPNE, encoded by the coding sequence ATGAAAACCTACCAGAAGATTTATTTACTATTAAAAGAAAAAGAAGACTACATCAGCGGAGAAGACTTGGCACAGGAATTAGGTATTTCTCGGACCTCCATCTGGAAAGCTATTCGCCAGTTAGAGGCACACGGACTGACCATTGAGGCCGCCCGCAATCGTGGCTACAAATTGGCTGAAGGCGACTTACTCCTGCCAGACTTGATTGCCGAAGAACTCCAACTACCTGTCCACCTCAAAGCCGACAGTGACTCGACCCAGCTAGATGCCAAGCAAGGTATTGAATCCGGTCATAAAAGTCCAGCCCTCTACCTAGCTCCCCATCAAAATAGAGCCAAGGGGCGCTTTGGGCGTCCATTTTATGCTTCCAAGTCAGGCGGTATCTATATGTCCCTCCGCCTTTCTCCAAATGTCCCCTTCCTTGAATTTAAACCCTATACTATTCTGGCTGCCGCCGCTGTTGTCAAGGCCATTCAATCCCTCTGTGACCTAGATGTCCAAATCAAGTGGGTCAATGACATTTATCTGGGACAGAAAAAAGTAGCTGGCATTTTAACAGAAGCAATCTCTTCCATGGAAAACCAACGAGTGACTGATGTCATTATTGGAGTGGGTATCAATGTTCATATCGATGATTTTCCAAAAGAGCTCCAGCAATCCGCTGGAAACCTCTTTGACGACCAGCCACCATTTACCCGCAATCAGATGATTACAGCCATCTGGAAAGCCTTTTTAGAAACCGATGAAAAAGAATTGATTGCCCTTTATAAAGAAAAATCACTTGTCGTGGGGCAACAAGTGAGCTTTGTAGAAAATCAGGTTGAATTCAGGGGAACAGCCATTGCCGTCACCGACACAGGCAATCTAGTCATCCAACTGGATAACGGCAAGGCAAAAATCATCTCCAGCGGAGAAATCAGCCTTACTTCTTGGTCTGCTTCTCCACCAAACGAATAA
- a CDS encoding M42 family metallopeptidase encodes MKTLDYIVKLTNTPSPTGYTTDMMNYIKAEVEGFGYEAIKTAKGGVLVTVPGENDQKHRMLTAHLDTLGAMVRAVKPDGRLKMDLVGGFGYPSIEGENCLVHCAKNGKTFTGTILMHQTSVHVYRDASTAERNQTNMEIRLDEKVTSADQTRALGIEVGDFISFDPRTIVTETGFIKSRHLDDKVSAAILLHLLKVYKEEGVALPYTTHFYFSNNEEIGYGANSSIPAQVVEYLAVDMGAMGDDQQTDEYTVSICVKDGSGPYHYELRQHLVALAERDGIPYKLDIYPYYGSDASAAMRAGADVKHALLGAGIESSHSYERTHLDSVQATERMVDAYLKSAMVD; translated from the coding sequence ATGAAGACACTTGATTACATCGTTAAACTAACCAACACTCCGTCGCCAACGGGCTATACGACGGATATGATGAACTACATCAAGGCAGAAGTAGAAGGTTTCGGCTATGAGGCTATCAAGACCGCCAAGGGAGGCGTTTTGGTGACAGTTCCTGGGGAAAATGACCAGAAACACCGAATGTTGACTGCTCATCTGGACACTTTGGGTGCCATGGTCCGTGCAGTTAAGCCAGACGGCCGACTTAAAATGGATTTGGTAGGGGGATTTGGCTACCCTTCTATTGAGGGAGAAAACTGCCTCGTCCATTGTGCCAAAAATGGTAAGACCTTTACGGGTACGATTTTGATGCACCAGACCTCTGTCCATGTCTATCGAGATGCCAGCACAGCCGAGCGTAACCAGACCAATATGGAAATTCGTTTGGATGAAAAAGTGACCAGTGCCGATCAGACGCGGGCCTTAGGGATTGAAGTCGGTGACTTTATCTCCTTTGATCCAAGGACTATTGTGACAGAAACAGGCTTTATCAAGAGCCGCCACCTTGATGATAAGGTTTCAGCTGCGATCTTGCTCCATCTTTTGAAGGTTTATAAGGAAGAGGGAGTGGCCCTGCCTTACACGACCCATTTCTATTTTTCCAATAATGAAGAAATTGGTTACGGTGCCAATTCCAGCATTCCTGCTCAGGTGGTTGAGTATCTAGCGGTGGATATGGGGGCAATGGGCGACGACCAGCAGACAGATGAATATACAGTTTCTATCTGCGTCAAGGATGGTTCAGGCCCTTATCATTACGAACTCCGTCAGCACTTGGTAGCCTTGGCGGAGAGGGATGGTATTCCATATAAATTAGACATTTATCCATATTATGGTTCGGATGCTTCAGCAGCCATGCGAGCAGGTGCAGATGTCAAGCACGCCCTACTAGGTGCGGGGATTGAGTCTAGCCATTCTTATGAACGCACCCATCTGGATTCTGTTCAGGCGACTGAGCGAATGGTGGATGCCTATTTAAAATCAGCAATGGTAGACTAA
- a CDS encoding CBS domain-containing protein — protein MNENRFLELFNDLDKVLRKVCQVEDGEHADVGSMLAKAKDLSPVNPVQANWDNLYVARQLRNLVVHERRTGLKEVAQPSQELISVLEKVIAQYQEPITIADYLQKTQKLKPILFDSRDKLTRALEIVEREHVSKFPIFSGTSYQGLVSDKGLANWLAKASKETGSIREKLEKASLADVLACEEDSIQVLILPTDTSLYQLINHFEGRKRTTVLVTRQNNEKLHSPEDIVGIITAQDIAEIYGMVD, from the coding sequence ATGAATGAAAACCGTTTTTTAGAGCTCTTTAATGACCTAGACAAGGTCTTGCGCAAGGTCTGTCAAGTTGAGGATGGGGAACATGCGGATGTTGGTTCCATGTTGGCCAAGGCCAAGGACTTAAGCCCAGTCAATCCTGTCCAAGCCAACTGGGACAATCTCTATGTAGCTCGGCAGTTACGCAATCTTGTGGTCCATGAAAGACGAACAGGCTTGAAAGAAGTGGCTCAGCCTTCACAAGAGTTAATTTCTGTTTTGGAAAAGGTTATTGCCCAGTACCAAGAACCGATTACTATCGCAGACTATTTGCAAAAGACCCAGAAACTCAAGCCTATTCTGTTTGATAGTCGGGATAAGTTGACCAGGGCTTTAGAAATCGTAGAGCGTGAGCATGTTTCCAAATTTCCTATCTTTTCAGGCACATCCTATCAGGGTTTGGTGTCAGATAAGGGATTGGCAAATTGGTTGGCCAAGGCTAGTAAGGAAACGGGCTCTATCCGTGAAAAATTAGAAAAAGCCAGTCTGGCGGATGTCTTGGCTTGCGAGGAGGATAGTATTCAGGTGCTTATTTTGCCAACTGATACAAGCCTTTACCAGCTGATCAATCATTTTGAAGGAAGAAAACGGACAACTGTTTTGGTTACTCGTCAAAATAATGAGAAGCTTCATTCTCCTGAAGATATTGTTGGTATCATTACGGCACAAGATATAGCAGAAATTTATGGAATGGTGGATTGA
- a CDS encoding deoxycytidylate deaminase produces MSTNRLAWDEYFAAQALLIANRATCKRAKVGAVLVKDNKVIATGYNGSVSGTEHCLDQECLMIDGHCARTLHAEVNAILQGAERGIPKGFTAYVTHFPCLNCSKQLLQVGCKRVVYINEYRMDDYAQYLYKEKGCELVHLQLETVKKAIAEAEFI; encoded by the coding sequence ATGTCAACAAATCGTTTAGCCTGGGATGAATATTTTGCGGCCCAAGCTCTCTTGATTGCCAATCGGGCGACTTGTAAGCGGGCCAAGGTCGGTGCGGTTTTGGTTAAGGATAATAAGGTCATTGCGACGGGCTATAATGGTTCTGTTTCAGGAACCGAGCATTGTTTGGATCAGGAATGCCTCATGATTGATGGTCATTGTGCTAGGACCCTGCATGCGGAAGTCAATGCCATTTTACAAGGAGCGGAAAGGGGAATTCCAAAAGGGTTTACTGCCTATGTGACCCATTTCCCCTGCCTCAATTGTTCCAAGCAATTGCTACAGGTTGGTTGTAAGCGTGTCGTCTATATCAACGAATACCGAATGGATGACTATGCCCAGTATCTTTACAAGGAAAAGGGCTGTGAGCTGGTTCATTTACAACTGGAAACTGTTAAAAAGGCGATTGCAGAAGCAGAATTTATTTAG